A region of Solea solea chromosome 7, fSolSol10.1, whole genome shotgun sequence DNA encodes the following proteins:
- the LOC131462761 gene encoding retinol-binding protein 2-like has product MPVDYSGRWEMVSNENFEDVMKALDIDFATRKIAVHLHQSKIIVQDGDKFETKTLSTFRNYEVNFTMGQEFEEHVKALDGRTVMTLVNWDGDKLVCVQRGEKENRGWKQWIEGDMLHLELTALDKVCHQVFKKAQ; this is encoded by the exons ATGCCTGTAGACTACAGCGGTCGCTGGGAGATGGTGAGCAATGAGAACTTTGAGGACGTCATGAAAGCCCTTG ACATCGACTTTGCCACCAGAAAGATTGCTGTCCATCTGCATCAGAGCAAAATCATCGTCCAGGACGGAGACAAGTTTGAGACAAAGACGCTGAGCACCTTCAGAAACTACGAGGTCAACTTCACGATGGGACAGGAGTTTGAGGAGCACGTAAAGGCCCTGGACGGCAGGACAGTCATG ACACTGGTGAACTGGGATGGAGACAAGCTGGTGTGTGTTCAGAGGGGGGAGAAGGAAAACCGTGGCTGGAAACAGTGGATCGAGGGAGACATGCTACACCTG GAACTCACTGCACTCGACAAAGTCTGCCACCAAGTGTTCAAGAAGGCACAATAA
- the LOC131463063 gene encoding coatomer subunit beta'-like, protein MPQRMDIKRKLTTRSDRVKSVELHPTEPWMLLSLYSGSMVVLNHETQMMVKTFEVCELPVRVARFVIRKNWVVAGSDDNHIRVFNYNTFERVHMFEAHADYIRTIVVHPTQPYVLSGSDDMLIKLWDWDRKWECCQVFEGHSHYVMQVIFNPKDNNQFASASLDRTVKVWQLGSRTPNFTLEGHGKGVNCVDYYSGGDKPYLISGADDCLVKIWDYQNKTCVQTLEGHTQNVTCVSFHPEMPFILTGAEDGTVRVWHSNTYRLENTLMYGMERVWCICGQPGSNSVALGYDEGSTLIKLGREEPAMSMDSSGKILWARHSEVQLANLKTMAGSEIRDGERLSLGVKDMGSCEIYPQTLQHSPNGRFVVVCGDGEYIIYTAVALRNKSFGSAQEFVWAHDSSQYAIKDGNSTVKLFKNFKEKKTLKPHLGAEGIFGGFLLGVRSHNSLVFYDWESGDLVRRIEIQPKHIFWSESGELVCIAADESFFVLRYLSERVSAALESKENMTDDGLEDAFEVLGEVPDRVKTGVWVGDCFIYTNSVKRLNYYVGGEIVTVAHLDRVMYLLGYIPSDNRLYLGDKNLSIASYCLLLSVLEYQTAVMRRDFSHASKVLPSIPKEQRTRVANFLEKQGFRQQALAVTTDPDHKFELALQLGELEMAYELAEESESEQKWKQLAEQATRKCQFSLAQKCLHNAEDNGGLLLLATASGNADMVGKLAERAERDGGTNVAFVTYFMQGRLDKCLDLLIKTHRLPEAAFLARTYLPSQVSRVVTLWRERLSKVNKKAAGALADPTQYGNLFPDFQQALLAEQYLKETHVGVRPAAEYPLITPNEERNVREECADFVPKDQVDESEDAVESMNERLIAAAAETTDPLSATEEETVTAAASRSPVTASQQHVEPKSSEAAASAPQEEDTEEEEDFPPTEPEVVQSRPGNDVRSSVEDDVSPAADADAVACVSEAAITEKTDAIGPRETTSTNTVEAVEFPVDAEMSVYDELEKSFISLDAPAAAEETPVTEELVSASAEFVSLEKTDTDLEEPVRVKRFVPDPLLDPLFPDPLLDPFVPDPLLDPLFPDPMLDPFVPDPLLDPFEDAKPLLEPEPAQEGAEDEGQSTGKSEDEPEVVSSAEAPAEEHVEDPAERCKVDVIQQVLDVLDLDSLDLDDIDTTNVNLDEDLSE, encoded by the exons ATG CCTCAGCGGATGGACATCAAGCGGAAGCTGACGACTCGGTCAGACCGGGTGAAGAGTGTGGAATTGCACCCCACTGAGCCATGGATGTTGCTCAGCCTTTACAGTGGCAGCATGGTGGTCTTGAACCATGAGACACAG ATGATGGTGAAAACCTTTGAGGTGTGTGAGCTGCCTGTCAGAGTGGCCCGGTTTGTAATCAGGAAAAACTGGGTCGTTGCTGGATCA GATGATAATCACATTCGAGTGTTTAATTACAACACGTTTGAGCGAGTGCACATGTTCGAGGCTCACGCTGACTACATCCGCACCATCGTCGTCCACCCCACACAGCCCTACGTCCTCTCCGGCAGTG acgACATGTTGATCAAGCTGTGGGACTGGGACAGGAAGTGGGAATGTTGTCAGGTGTTTGAGGGACACAGCCACTATGTTATGCAGGTCATCTTCAACCCCAAAGACAACAACCAGTTTGCAAGTGCCTCTCTGGACAGAACTGTCaag GTGTGGCAGTTGGGCTCCAGGACTCCTAACTTTACCCTGGAGGGCCATGGGAAGGGAGTCAACTGTGTGGATTACTACAGCGGGGGAGACAAGCCCTACCTCATATCTGGTGCTGACGATTGCCTTGTTAAAATCTGGGATtatcag AACAAAACTTGTGTCCAGACACTGGAGGGTCACACCCAGAACGTGACCTGCGTCAGCTTCCACCCCGAGATGCCGTTCATCCTCACTGGTGCTGAGGACG GCACCGTCAGAGTGTGGCACTCCAACACATACCGACTGGAAAACACACTCATGTATGGCATGGAGAGGGTTTGGTGCATATGTGGCCAACCTGGCTCCAACAGTGTGGCATTGGGCTACGATGAAGGCAGCACTTTAATCAAG CTGGGTCGGGAAGAGCCGGCCATGTCCATGGACTCCAGTGGGAAGATCCTGTGGGCGCGGCATTCTGAAGTGCAGCTGGCCAATCTCAAGACCATGGCAGGGTCGGAGATCCGGGATGGAGAGCGGCTGTCGCTGGGTGTGAAAGACATGGGCAGCTGTGAGATTTACCCTCAGACTCTGCAGCACAGCCCCAACGGCAG GTTTGTTGTGGTGTGTGGAGACGGAGAGTACATCATCTACACGGCCGTGGCGCTGAGGAACAAGAGCTTTGGTTCAGCTCAGGAGTTTGTCTGGGCTCATGACTCCTCACA ATATGCCATAAAGGACGGAAACAGCACAGTCAAACTCTTTAAGAACTTCAAAGAGAAGAAGACTTTGAAACCACACCTTGGTGCTGAAG GTATCTTTGGCGGCTTCCTTCTAGGAGTGAGGTCCCACAACAGCTTAGTCTTCTATGACTGGGAGAGTGGCGACCTCGTCCGCCGCATTGAGATCCAACCCAAACAT ATCTTCTGGTCTGAATCTGGAGAGCTAGTGTGCATCGCTGCAGACGAGTCTTTCTTTGTGCTCCGCTATCTGTCGGAGAGGGTGTCAGCAGCCCTGGAATCCAAGGAAAACATGACTGATGATGGCCTAGAGGACGCCTTTGAG GTGCTGGGGGAGGTGCCAGACAGGGTAAAGACAGGAGTGTGGGTGGGAGACTGCTTCATATACACCAACTCTGTGAAAAGACTCAACTATTATGTTGGAGGAGAGATCGTCACCGTTGCTCACCTGGACAG GGTCATGTATCTTCTTGGTTATATCCCCTCTGACAACCGTCTCTACCTCGGGGACAAGAACCTGAGCATTGCCAGCTACTGCTTGCTGCTTTCTGTGCTGGAATACCAGACTGCTGTCATGAGAAGGGACTTCAGCCATGCGAGCAAGGTTCTACCCTCAATCCCCAAGGAGCAGAGGACCAGGGTAGCCAACTTCTTGGAGAAACAG GGTTTCAGACAGCAGGCTCTGGCCGTGACCACGGACCCAGATCACAAGTTTGAGCTCGCTCTGCAGCTGGGAGAGCTGGAGATGGCCTATGAGCTCGCTGAGGAGTCAGAg tcTGAGCAGAAATGGAAGCAGCTGGCAGAACAGGCGACTAGAAAGTGCCAGTTCAGCTTGGCCCAGAAGTGTCTGCACAACGCTGAAGATAACGGGGGGTTATTGCTGCTGGCCACGGCCTCAGGCAACGCAGACATGGTGGGCAAACTGGCCGAGCGGGCAGAGAGGGACGGGGGGACCAACGTGGCCTTCGTCACCTACTTCATGCAGGGACG ACTGGACAAATGTCTGGACCTTCTCATCAAAACACACCGGTTGCCAGAGGCTGCATTCCTGGCAAGAACATATCTGCCCAGCCAAGTGTCAAG GGTGGTGACTCTGTGGAGGGAGCGTCTGTCCAAGGTCAACAAGAAGGCAGCAGGTGCGCTGGCTGACCCCACCCAGTATGGAAACCTGTTCCCAGACTTCCAGCAAGCCCTGCTGGCTGAGCAATACCTGAAAGAAACTCATGTCGGAGTCAGACCTGCTGCAGAATACCCACTCATAACG cccAATGAGGAGCGCAACGTGCGTGAGGAATGTGCTGATTTTGTGCCCAAAGATCAGGTCGATGAGTCCGAG GACGCGGTGGAAAGCATGAATGAACGCTTGATAGCAGCGGCTGCGGAGACGACGGATCCACTTTcagcaacagaagaagaaacagtcacagcagcagcttcacgtTCTCCTGTCACCGCATCACAGCAGCATGTTGAACCAAAATCCTCTGAGGCGGCTGCATCAGCACCACAGGAGgaagacacagaggaagaggaagacttTCCCCCGACAGAGCCAGAGGTGGTACAATCCAGACCTGGCAATGATGTCCGATCTTCAGTGGAGGACGACGTGTCTccagctgctgatgctgatgctgtggCCTGTGTTTCTGAAGCAGCTATTACTGAAAAAACAGACGCCATCGGTCCACGTGAGACCACGTCAACAAACACAGTAGAAGCCGTTGAATTCCCAGTCGATGCAGAAATGTCTGTTTATGACGAGCTGGAAAAAAGTTTCATCTCTTTAGATGCACCAGCGGCAGCAGAAGAAACTCCTGTGACTGAGGAACttgtttctgcttctgctgaGTTTGTCTCCCTggagaaaacagacacagatcTGGAAGAGCCTGTCCGAGTCAAAAGGTTTGTCCCTGATCCACTGCTAGATCCACTTTTCCCTGATCCACTGCTAGACCCATTTGTCCCTGATCCACTGCTAGATCCACTTTTCCCTGATCCAATGCTAGACCCATTTGTCCCTGATCCACTGCTAGACCCATTTGAAGATGCAAAACCACTGTTAGAGCCAGAACCAGCACAGGAAGGAGCAGAAGACGAGGGCCAGTCCACGGGAAAGTCTGAGGACGAGCCTGAGGTTGTGTCTTCTGCAGAAGCTCCTGCAGAGGAGCACGTTGAAGACCCAGCAGAGCGATGCAAAGTGGATGTCATTCAGCAG GTCCTGGATGTGCTGGATCTGGACAGTTTGGACCTGGATGATATAGACACCACAAATGTGAACCTGGACGAGGATTTGAGTGAATAG